The following are encoded together in the Flavobacterium sp. TR2 genome:
- a CDS encoding B12-binding domain-containing radical SAM protein, whose translation MKTKLFVITPPFTQLNTPYPATAYIKGFLNTKNIESVQADLGIDVILELFSKKGLSDLFRSISQQPTSDNCKRIFALQDEYIKTIDSVIQFLQGKNPTLALQICQEDFLPEASRFAQLEELDWAFGSMGTQDKAKHLATLYLEDISDFIVECVDENFGFSRYAERLGRSANSFDELYEALQQEPTYIDSILISLLKAKIEAVKPTLFLISVPFPGNLYSAFRCAQWVKQNHPEIKISMGGGFPNTELRSLSDKRVFEFFDFITLDDGEVPIEELVDNLSSRAESKEDKRYKRTFLLENEEVVYKNDSLKHDYKQSQVGTPDYSDLPLDKYISVMEIVNPMHRMWSDGRWNKLTMAHGCYWGKCTFCDISLDYIKVYEPVAASLLCDRIEELIEQTGQNGFHFVDEAAPPALMRALALEILKRKLAVTWWTNIRFEKSFSKDLCLLLKASGCIAVSGGLEVASDRLLKLIDKGVTVEQVAKVTRNFTEAGIMVHAYLMYGYPTQTIQETVDSLEMVRQLFEAGVLQSGFWHQFALTAHSPVGLYPEQFGVTKKTEAIGTFANNDIEYTDATGINHDKFSFGLKKSLFNFMHGICFDYELQEWFDFKIPKTKIHPDFIFNALEEQNDFNTKPNAKVVWLGGKPAAEIFTKSKKGRSWEMMSLTFHDKKESFNIQTGKEEGEWLASILSKIAVSGSKSYTFQEVKNDFETELEDFELFWYSKPVNTLREFGLLVL comes from the coding sequence TTGAAAACGAAACTTTTTGTAATTACGCCGCCATTTACCCAACTGAATACCCCGTATCCGGCAACGGCGTATATAAAAGGTTTTCTGAATACCAAAAATATCGAATCGGTCCAGGCTGATTTAGGCATTGATGTGATTTTGGAATTGTTTTCAAAAAAAGGGCTTTCTGACTTGTTCCGATCCATCAGCCAACAGCCAACAAGCGACAACTGTAAAAGAATTTTTGCCTTACAAGATGAATACATCAAAACAATCGATTCTGTAATTCAGTTTCTTCAAGGAAAAAATCCAACTTTAGCATTGCAGATTTGTCAAGAAGATTTTCTGCCAGAAGCTTCTCGCTTTGCACAATTAGAAGAATTGGATTGGGCATTTGGTTCGATGGGAACTCAAGACAAAGCAAAGCATTTGGCGACTTTATATCTGGAAGATATTTCAGATTTTATTGTCGAATGTGTAGACGAAAACTTTGGTTTCAGCCGATACGCAGAACGTTTAGGTCGAAGTGCCAATTCTTTTGATGAATTGTACGAAGCCTTACAGCAAGAGCCAACTTATATCGATTCGATTTTAATTTCGCTTTTAAAAGCTAAAATTGAAGCCGTAAAACCAACCTTATTTTTAATTTCTGTTCCTTTTCCAGGAAATTTGTATAGTGCGTTTCGTTGCGCGCAATGGGTAAAACAAAATCATCCTGAAATTAAAATTTCGATGGGTGGAGGTTTTCCTAATACCGAATTGCGTTCGCTTTCTGATAAACGTGTTTTTGAATTTTTTGATTTTATCACTTTAGATGATGGCGAAGTTCCAATTGAAGAACTTGTTGATAATCTGTCATCCCGAGCGGAGTCTAAGGAGGATAAGCGTTATAAAAGAACTTTTTTATTAGAAAACGAAGAAGTTGTCTATAAAAATGATTCGCTAAAGCACGATTATAAACAATCTCAAGTAGGAACGCCCGATTATTCAGATCTGCCTTTGGATAAATATATTTCGGTGATGGAAATTGTAAATCCGATGCACAGAATGTGGAGCGATGGGCGCTGGAACAAACTTACAATGGCGCATGGCTGCTATTGGGGAAAATGTACTTTCTGCGATATTTCTTTGGATTACATCAAAGTGTACGAGCCTGTCGCGGCAAGTCTGCTTTGTGATCGAATAGAAGAATTAATAGAACAGACAGGCCAAAACGGATTTCATTTTGTGGATGAAGCCGCTCCGCCTGCTTTAATGCGTGCTTTGGCGCTTGAAATTCTAAAAAGAAAGCTTGCAGTAACTTGGTGGACAAATATTCGTTTTGAAAAAAGCTTTTCAAAAGATTTATGTCTCCTCTTAAAAGCTTCTGGATGTATTGCCGTTTCAGGTGGTCTTGAAGTAGCTTCAGATCGATTGCTGAAATTAATTGACAAAGGCGTAACTGTTGAACAAGTCGCAAAAGTCACACGAAATTTTACCGAAGCTGGAATTATGGTTCACGCGTATCTGATGTACGGATACCCAACGCAAACTATTCAGGAGACGGTTGACAGCCTCGAAATGGTGCGCCAGTTATTTGAAGCAGGAGTTTTGCAGTCAGGATTTTGGCATCAGTTTGCTCTGACGGCTCATAGCCCAGTTGGATTGTATCCTGAACAGTTTGGCGTAACCAAAAAAACGGAAGCGATTGGAACCTTTGCGAATAACGATATTGAATACACAGACGCAACGGGAATTAATCATGACAAATTCAGTTTCGGATTAAAGAAATCGCTTTTTAATTTTATGCACGGAATTTGTTTTGATTACGAATTGCAAGAATGGTTCGATTTTAAAATTCCGAAAACCAAAATTCATCCCGATTTTATTTTTAATGCATTAGAGGAGCAAAACGATTTCAATACAAAACCAAATGCAAAAGTGGTTTGGCTTGGAGGAAAACCTGCTGCAGAAATCTTTACAAAATCAAAAAAAGGAAGAAGCTGGGAAATGATGTCCTTGACTTTTCATGATAAAAAAGAAAGTTTCAATATTCAAACCGGTAAAGAAGAAGGCGAGTGGCTGGCTTCAATTTTATCAAAAATCGCAGTTTCTGGTTCTAAAAGTTATACTTTTCAGGAGGTTAAAAATGATTTTGAAACTGAATTGGAAGATTTCGAATTATTCTGGTATTCTAAACCTGTAAACACTTTGCGCGAATTTGGATTATTGGTGCTTTAA